The nucleotide sequence TAGAGCCGCAAATAACATCGCTGACATAATCGCAGTCATAATGATCACTTTCTGCCGTTGTTCTAAATGTTCCAACCGTTATTCCTCCTTTTCTTGTTGTTTGATTTTCCTGAAGACTGTAAGGGTATGTTGAATTTCATCATCTGTTAGCACATCGAAAAGATTGTACATATAGCGAAGGCGCTTCTCTTCCATTACTGCAAACAGAGCCTTTCCTTCTTCTGTAATTTCAAGCTCCACAACACGGCGGTCTTTTTCAGAACGTTCTCGTTTTACATAGCTTTTTTCTACTAATTTATCGGTTACTGATGTTGCATGGCTGTTTGATACTTGAAATGCTTTTGCTAAGTCTGAGACTCGCTGCCTCCCACATTGCAGCTGCCGTAGAAAAATAAATTCACTGCTTGTGAAATTCTCTCCAAACAGGTCATTCACATCTTTTTTTAACTTCCGGAACATCATCCGAAATTCTTGCTCTAATTCATAGATCATTTCTTCTCTTTTATCCACTAGAAAACATCTCCCTACCCGATCTATTATACTTCATTAATATTAAACCAAGTTAACTATTAATGCAATTAAGAATAATTTTGCCTTGAATGATAAAAAGCTGACGCCATAAGACGTCAGCTTCTACATTAGACAGATGTTTTTTCAGTTTTTGCAACTATAGCAATTGGATTAGAGACACAGCCGAATTCTGAAGCATGAGGACGGTCATCGCCATCTTCATAGCCGTAATCAATCATACGGTTGCGGTTAAGACACAGCTTTGTGAAGGTTGGACGTAATAAGTCAAACAACTCAAATCGGTCTTTAAGATTAGGGAATTGCTCTTGGTAAGCTACAATCGTTTCGCGGAGCTTTAACCAAAATTGTGCTTCATCATATTCACTATGACGATGTAAGATATCTGCTAAATAGCGGAAGTGACAAACAAATAGCCCTGTGAAAATAAACTGACACAGCCCTTCAGGTTCTTCACTTCGCAGCACATTTTTTAATTCATTTGGCACTGCGTTTAATTCTGGTAAAGGCTCGCCACTAATATTGACATCATCCACAAAATCTTTCATCGCTAGTCTGTGCGGCTTGTTATCTTTTAAGATTAGTACTGTGTTTTGGCCATGCGGTGAAAACACTGTACCATATTGATAGAAATAATGAAGGAGCGGTGGCAGGACAACATTGAAAAGCTTTGTTATCCACTCATCGATTGTTAAGCCTGATTGTTCAATTAATGAATGCACAAATGGCTTCTCTTCATCATCTATATATAATAAGGAAGCAAGTGTGATCGCCTCTTCTCCTTCATCAAGAAAGGAGTAAATACTTTCACGCCAAATGCAGCCAAGCATCTCTAAATATTGATAAGGAGCACCAGTTAAATTTGCATAGTAAGGATGGTCAACATTCATACTTGCCACTTCACCCGGAAGAATTAATCTGCATTCCTCTCGCAAGAAGTCATCCTGCTCTTTTATTCCTTGGATAAATTCTGTAATTAGCGGTGCCACAACGGTGCGTTCACTAGGAAGCCCACGATATACAAGCGTGTTTAATATGCTTATCGGCAGCTTCACATGGTGCTTGTTCTTGTCATTTCGATTTACAAACGTTCGTATTGACTGCTGTGGCAAGTAGCTATCTTCTCCTTCTCCGAGCGGAACAATCAACTTATTTGCAAGCTGCTCTGGAAAGTACTGAACGATGACATTTTCCCACTGCCATTCGTGGATTGGCATAAAGAAATACTCGTCTGTTTCTAAGCCTGCGTTTGTTAACTCATTTTGAAAATGGTGATACACGTTTCCCCCGATTTCTTCCTTTATAAAGGATTTTCGCTCAACTGCCGAAACGGAATGAAATGTAGCAATTGATTGGTGAACCGCTAACCATTGCAGCTTCACTTCCTTCTTATGTTCAGGCGCATAAGAAAGATAATCGTCATAATTAAAGCCGATTCTGCCTTTGTTATATGTAATCCACGGATGACCATCCATTTCCCCTTCTAATTCTCCATAATCCATGCCGACTAATTCATCAGCACGTTTCTTTTGACGGTCTAAATGAAGGTCTGCGAGCAATGTCTGGTTATATTCTTTTATTAGATGACCTGTCGTTTCTGATGTCATACCAATGGTTGTCTGAATATCTAAGATAAATTGAATTGCATTTTTCGCTTCTTTCCATTCTCCTTGGTTAAAGCGTTGAATCGATTGCTCATCGACAAAGAAGCTGTCCATAAGACGTGGTTGCGCTTCAAATTGATAGGAAACACCACTTTTTAAGTCAAGCTGATAAACGTTCGAATTGTTTTTTTCTTCAATAACTGTTGGCTGAAGCATATCTTCATACATAAACTCACGAATCATTTTTGTTAGTAACTGCTGATTTACTTTCTCCCAGCGTTGCTGTGTTAACGTGTCTTTTACATTATGAATATGTTTCATTTCGTACCGCTCCTTTTGCTCCAAAGTGTTGAAAGACATTCTGCTCTCGAATCGGGTAGATGTCACGGCCTGTTAATGCACGAATAATTGTTGCATTTCGGTGTGCACCAAGCCCTAAGTCAGGCGCTCCAACGCCATGGGTATGCATATCTGCGTTTTGTACAAAAATGTGATTACCCGTTACTTTCGTTAACTCGATCGTATAGTTTTGTTTCACAATGTATCGATTTTGTTCATCGTATTGAATATGTGATGATAATTCTGATAAAAACTGTGGAAGCCTCTGTTCGTACCCTGTCGCAGCCACAACAACTTCGCTTTCATGGATAAATTCGCTACCCTGTTCATACTGCGTGCAATGTAAATGGCATCTGCCTTCACTTGCTTCAATATCCGTAACCTCTGTTTTTGCTTGCAAATGAACAGGCATCTCTACATTTCCAACCGACTGCTCATATAGTACATCATAAATATCAGCAATCGTTTCAGCACTGATTCCTTTATATAACAGCCCTTGCTTTGGCAGTAATTCATCCTTCTTTGCTTGTGGCAGTTGATAAAAATAGTTCGTATAATCAGGTGAAAAATGTTCCAAACCGAGTTTCGAGTATTCCATCGGAAAGAAACCGTCAGAGCGTGTAAACCAATTCAGCTCATACCCATATGTAGGACGTTCATGTAATAGCTCAAGAAAGACTTCCGCAGCGCTTTGTCCTGAACCAATGACGGTGATCGAATCAGCTTGTCTGCATTGTTCCCTTCGATACAAAAACTCGGCAGAATGAAAAACATTTTCACTTGCATGCTTTTCAAAGCACGAAGGAAGAGAAGGTGACGTTCCAACGCCTAATACAAGATGTCTCGCATAGTAATAATTGATATCTGCGTTGTCTACATCTTTCACTTCTACTTCGTAATAACCCCCTTCACCGTCTTTCTTCCATTGAATAGAGGTAACTTGCATACCAAACTGACAGCTCGAAAGTTTCTCTGTCACCCACCGGCAATAATCATTGTATTCCCTGCGCGGAATATGGAACCGTTCTAAAAAGTAAAACTTATATAACCGCCCATGCTCATGTAAATAATTTAAGTAGCTAAAACGATTTGTCGGGTCTGCCATTGTAACTAAATCAGCGAAAAACGGAACTTGAAGTGTTGTTCCCTCTATTAACAAGCCAGGATGCCAATTGAATTCTGTTTTCTGTTCAAAAAACAGTGCATCAACTTCTTCAATATCTTCCGTTAATGCAGCGAGCCCAAGATTAAAAGGACCAACCCCGACCCCTATCACATCAACAATGTTCAAATGCTTCACTGTCACTCCACCTTTCGAAAAAACGTTCCCGCTCGCAAAACATAAGAAGCGCTTGTTTATCTGGTAATTCAATTTCTTTTATTCGTTTAAACCCACATTTCTCAAAGACATGAATCATTTTCTCATTTCGGATATCTGGTTCCGCGACGACTCTCTTTGTTTGCGAAGATTGAAATTGAAAGGCTATCATTTCTCGTAACAACGGAAGAGCGTACCCTTTTCCAATAGATTCACTCGGTCCAATTAACAGGTGCACGCCTTGGTCGAACGCATCTGGCTCGTAATACTTGCCAACAATGTCATCCTGTACCCAGTACGCCTCCCAATAACTCATTGGGACACCGTCCAGATAACCGATATATAGCGTATGATGACGGTCAGCTAACAATTTTTTCAAGTGGGCTTGATAGTCTGAAAACGAAAAGTTTTGCTGCCAAAATGGAATAACATGTGCTTCATGATGCCACTGATGAAGCCGCTTCACATCTTTTTCAAATTCTACTGAGCGAAATGCAACTTCTTGATTGAGGTCACGTGCAAACACGCAATAATCAACATGCTGTTCATTGCTCACTTCCGACCAACTCCTTTTTGTACAACGGATTTTGCACGTGCACGTATACGGATTGTGTTTCTAATGAACCAACGAGCTCATCCATATCATGAAAGCGGGTTAGAAGATTTGCTTTGCATGGAAGCACTTGTTCATGAAGCAGTGTTCTAATAAGTGTAGACGCAGAACTAGCCGGCACTACCGTATGTTCTAACCTTTCACGCAAGCACTCCAATAGGCGCTCCTCTTCAATTAATCCCCCTGCTCCAAAGGCATTCATGAGACCAAACAAGTGATTATAAAAGAAATAATAGCGTAAGCGTTCATCAGCGATAGCATCTGAACAAACGGTATTGCTTTCAGCACTTATGCCTGGAAGAATAGCGTTGAGACTTTCATGTTTTGACTCGCAGAAATAATAGCCTTGATTATCACGGTAATAGAAATGCTCTGGGTAACCGCCGCGCAGTTGAATGACACTATTCTGCTGATGTGCTTCAACTGCAATTCCATATGTAAAATAAAGCCATAAGATCGGATTTAGTGTTTTATCTAAATAACTGTTAAACCAAGCGAGTGAAACGTCCTCTGTGGAACGATTCTCTTCAATTGCAAGCTGTTTAATAATCTCAACTAAACGAGAGGTACGACCGTCGATTGAATCTTGACAAAGCGCTGCTACAGGTGTTGCATTTAGCCCGCTATTCGCTTTAAATGGGTTCTCTCTTACAATGACTTCAAAGCCTGATTCCTTTTCACCATTTACCGAAACTGTTGCATAAGCCGGATCGCAAATGACTTGGAAATTTGGATAACGCTTGTTAAGCTCTGTTCCAATTTCGCCTCGCATCAATTCCTTCACTTCAATACCACGCTTACATTCCATATATTTATTTGCACGGACAGAGTTTGTAATTTTTACATTCAATGAGAACTTCAGCATGTATTCAGCCTCAGGGTGGTAAACCGTTCTTAATGAAGACGTCGGAAAATATGCTCGGCCGAATTGACCTAAAGATTCGATTAATCCATTTTCAATAAAAGCAGTAATTTTCGGATTTCGTTGCACATATTCTGCTTGCCAAGGATGCAGTGGTAAGATCGTATACTCATCATCCTGACAATACGTCTTCTTAAATGCGTCAGAAATAGATGGGTCACGCTTAATTTCTTCCATTAGAAGTGCTGTTGTGGACTGTGACAAAGCTGAACCCTCGTCAATAATGGACTGATGAATTCTGAAATAATGCAGCTGAAAACGTCCTTTTAATTCTGGCGAGTACGAAGCAGCGTCCCACTCTGCAATACCCTGCCTACTCTTTGGGGTCGGGTGCATCAAATGACCAAAAATTAGTGACTGCTCGGCATCAATAAAATTCAAATCCATTCCATATAACTCGTCAGCTTCATTCAGTCGTTGACTTACATAAGATTCAATGTTTTGACAACTTAAAATAACTCGAAGCATCAGTTCATCCTCATTCGCATCATCTCTGCCATATACAAGTTGCAGCTCTCGCATAATAAAATTTACGACCATCAAGTAATCTAGCTCAATCAACTTTTCTTCAGCATTTTCATAATAAATCGGAAATGAAAATAAGTGACGTCCTGTTTCAGAGAGGTAGCGAAGCGGCAAATGTAGCACAATTCCTTGATGTTCAAGCTTCTTTTCTATCACCATTTCACAACTGTAAACATCATTGCCTTCAACTTCTCTTAATGTATAATCTCCGCACTCCCGTAAATAACAATTTAAAAAACTTTGCATCGTAGCTCGCTCTGCAATTTGCTTTGCATTCATCATTTTCACTCCTTTGAAAATTGTTCACCAAGCTCTTTAATATGCTGTATGATGTTTTGTAATTCCTCAAAGCTTGTTCGAGGGTTAAGCAAGGTTAGTTTTAAACACACTTCCCCATTCACACGGGTTCTAGCAACCACTGCTTTCCCTTGCTCCCACAAAGTTGTACGGATCTTTTGATTAATGTCATCTCTTACTCTTTGTTTGTCAGGTTGCGGATTGTAACGAAAGACAATCGTTGTTAATTCCGGCTCATGCAAAACTTCCAAAAACGGCTCATCCTTCATCACTGCAGCTGTTTGCTTTGTTAATGAACACAAATAGGTTATGAGTTGATTAAATGTCTGTTGACCGAGTACTTGCAGGGAAACAAACAGCTTAAGCGCATCAAAACGTCGAGTCGTTTGCACTGATTTCGTGACAAGATTCGGAATACCGCCTTCCTCATCACCTTCTGGATTTAAATAATCTGCATTACGCTTTAATAATTGAAAATGCTGTTTATCGCGGATAAGAAACGCGCCACAACTAATTGGCTGGAAAAACATTTTATGAAAATCAACTGTAATTGAATCAGCCTCGGCAATCCCGTTAAGCTTGCCAGATTCATCGGTTAATTGAAGCGCTCCACCATAAGCTGCATCGACGTGAAACCACAAATCATGCTTTTTGGCCTGAGCTCCTAGCTCGTTAAGCGGATCAATACTTCCGAAATCTGTTGTACCTGCTGTAGCCACTAATGCAATTGGCTGCAAGCCTTCTTTATACAACCTTGCTATTTTTTGTTCGAGATCCTCAACAGACATCCGATGCTGCTCATCTACATCAACAGTGACAACTGCCTGCTCTCCTAACCCAAGCAGGTATGCTGATTGACGAACTGTAAAGTGGGCATCTTCAGAACAAAGAATCCTTATTTTATCTGCTTCAGGCGGTAAACCATACTGCAGTACATTCCAATTATGCTGTTGATAGTAGTGATCACGCGCAAGCAACAATCCCATGAAATTTGATTGGGTCCCCCCGCTTGTAAATACACCATCCGCTGACTCTTGATGAAAAAACAATTCACAAAGCCATTGAACCATTTGTTGCTCTAACAAAGTTGCTGCTCCGCTTTGGTCCCATGAATCCATTGATTGATTCATACAACCGATTAATAATTCAGTTGCTGCTGCTGCGCTTAATGGCGGGCAGTGCAGATGTGCTGCGCAAGCTGGATTTGTAACAACAACGCTATTTTTCACAAGGACCTGGCTAATTTGCTCAAAAACCGTTTCTAGGTTCATTCCGTTATTAGGCAATACATGCTTAAAATGCATTTTCAATTGCTCTGCAACAGCCTCAGGCGGTAACCCGCTATACGGTTTGTCATTTAAAGCAAAGTCTTGCTCTAGTACGTTCTGTACGTGTTGTACTGCTTGTTTAAAATGCAAGCTGCTCTCTCGGCTATTATGTAAAAATAAATGCTTATTCTTTAGGTATAACTGGTCATAAATTGGTGGTTGTTCGGTTATAACCGCTTGTCTCATCGTTTCTTAGCCCCCTAACATAATTGAAAATGATTATCATCAAATCACAAAAAAATAAAGCTTTCAAATGATTATCATTATCATTTGAAATTAAAAAAATTTATTGTATGCAAATTCTTCATAGATGCAAATGAGAATCAATATCACCTTTCCACGCTTCACATGTTAATAAAAGTGATAATCATTGTCAATTAAACTCGGAATAAATCAGTCGATCTTCCCAGCGTTCTCTTACTTTCTAATTTGCTTCTTTCCCTACAGAAACCAAGGACTCAGCTGACCTCACTAAAGCTTTGCTTCGGACTGGATAAAACCGTCATTTGAGGCATTTTTCCTAAACCCAACTAGTTTTAATAGAACCAAATCGAACTCTGTGAAGTCTAAATGAACGTTTTCAATGCAATCTAACGTTTATTTATAGTATTATAGATATTGGCTTTCGAAACCTATTGGAGAAAGGCTGATTGAATGTTTCGTATATTATTCGTCTATTTACTTTCAGCAGTCCTGTTATTTCCGCTTACGACAGCTGCTAATGAAAATGTCATAAGTGAAAAGAAAAGTGGCGATTATTACTATCGCGTAACAAAAGTAAATGAAGGCACATATAAGTGGAACGTCCAAACAGGAGATACGAGTTTAGAGCTAGAAAAAAATAAAGAAAACGTAAGCACCCTTGAAGGCTTTCGTAATACCGTCAACGAGATTGCACGTCATAAATTTAAAATCATTCTGTATTCTGTCTATCTCGTCTTAACACTTGCGGTGGCGCTTTATACAGCAATTAAACTGAAGCCAAAATCTAAATTTGTACATATCATCATTCTAGGTATTTGTATTTACGCCGTATACGAAATTACCCAAAATAGCTTTGACTTAGCAAATGAAATCCAAAAAGCTAACTTTTTAATGCAATCATTAAACCAATAAAAAAAGGTAAAGTGGTGAACGAGATGTTCATACACTCTACCTTTTTTATACGTTTACTAATTCTTCTTCATTGACATGTGATAGATAAACTTGGTTGCGGCCTTTTTCTTTGGCACAATATAAGGCTTCATCAGCTTGTTGGATAAATTTATTAGGGTACTTTTCCCACGTTGGAATAATTGTAGCGACCCCTATGCTAACTGTTACATATGGACTAACACTTGACAAACGGTTTGGAATTTGGAGGGCTTCAATTGAACGTCGAATCGTTTCAGCAATTTCGTAAGCTTGAGAAGCATCTAACTCAGGCAATAATACTACAAATTCTTCCCCGCCATAGCGAAACACCATATCTTTTGGCATTTTAAGCTCTTGATCAGCTGCACGTGCAACCTTTCGTAAACATTCATCCCCTGCGAGATGACCGTACGTATCATTATATTGCTTGAAAAAATCAACATCAAAAAGAAGTAAGGAAAGTGGTCTCTTCATGAAAAGAGCCTGTTCCCATTCTTGAAGAAAAGTTTCCTCATAATATCTGCGATTTGGAACATTTGTCAATGCATCAATTAATGCCATATGTTGAAGCTTTTCTTTCTCAACAGTGTATTCCGTAATATCGTGAGCTACACCAAGCAAATGTGTACACCTGCCACTCGGATCAAAGATCGGTACAAGTGTTGTTTCCACCATCGTTTGTTTATCGTCAATCGTTAGTTTTTCTTTATATTTCATCGGTTTTCTTTTCTCAATGGTGCTTTGATAATGTTCTTTCATGAAGTCTGCTTCTTTTTCAGCTAAAAATTCTTCTGGCCGCTTTCCGATCACTTGTCCTTCAGTCAACCCTGTCAGCTTCAAATAAGATTCGTTGACACTAAGACACCGAAAGTCTTCCATACTTCTCACTTCCATTAAAAAAACGAGGTCATTGATCTTATCTAACATCATCAAGAGCTGGTCATTTTGTGAAAAAATACGGTATAGAAATTTTCCACCTGCATAATAAACCATCGGTACTCCAATGATTACAAGAAGTGCAGCATCTACTACATTTTTTATGGCAGTAGGAAGAGAAATGCTAGATAAAAAGTGCATAATCACAAATTCTAATATAGCTAGACCAAGAATATTTATTGCGATTACCAACAGAACTTTTATTTGTGTTCGTTTCACGTAAATCTTCCTTTTTCATATCTTCTACAAAAGTGATCAATCTATCTAGATAATCATACCATTTTTTTCTTTTAGAATGAAAGAAGTCTACTTATATTGAAACAGAATCGACATAAATTGACAAGCGTAGCTAAGTGGCGAGTAGTTCACTGATTTCCTTTCATTTTTGCAAATAAGACAGGTGAGATTAAGCATGTAAGAATGGAAACGAGAATAATTGCTCCATTCACTTCACTTGTAATGACATCCATTTCCATTGCAACAGCTGACGCTGCAATAACGAGACTTAATTTCGCTGAAATTAAAATACCTGAGCTCAACACATCATGCCAAGAAAACCATTTCCTTAAAATAAGACTTGGGATGAGTTTCGCCGCATACATGGCAATCAGCAAGGCTGGAATGAATACAAGTGTTCTTGGAGTTTGAACAAGGCTCCATAGATCCATCTCTACTCCAATCATAATAAAGAAAATTGGAATCAGAAATCCGTAACCAAAGGAGTCTAACTGTTCAACAAACTCCTCTTTCGGTCCTAACAAGGAAACAATAAGTCCTGCTAAGAAAGCCCCTAAAATACTTTCTACTCCTAATGATTCAGATAACACTACAAAAAAGAGAATCAGCAAAAAGACAGCACGTGTTCCAATTTGCGTCGTCCCTTTTAGTAAAACGTGAAAAAACTTATTGTCTGCCCAGCGATTCATTAAACGGTAAACAATAAATACGCAGGCAAATAATAAGAAGATTAGCAAGATTGTTCCATGTTCTTCTTCCTTCATTGCTACGTAAAAAGCTAGCAAGATCATTGTCATAAAATCCGCTAGTACGGTAACTAATAAAATCGTTTGTCCTAAATCCGTGTCCAACATTTTTCTTTCTTTTAAGACCGGCACAACGACACCTAAAGAAACGGTCGATATAATCAATGTCATTAAATATGGTGCTTGAATCATACCTGCTAGTTTTAACAGAAGTGATAGTCCAAACGAAATAACAAGAATAAGGACAAAGATTAACACTGCGACAAATAATGGATTAAAAGAGACTTTCTTTTCTTCTTTCTTATCCCCTAAAAAATAACTAAAATCAATTTCTAAACCGCTTAAAAACATTAAATAAATAAATCCCAGCATGGATAAGAGTTCTAGCCACTGGTCTTCCACGACAAGATTAAAACCGCTATTACCTATTAAAATACCTACAATAATTTCTGCGACGACGACTGGAATGAATTTTAATTTAAACTTTTCCAAAATCACCGGTACAAGAAAAGCAGCGATTGTGACAATCAGTAATGATTCTAATGAGTTTGCATGCATTCCTCTACCTCTCAACTATGTATATTTGCCCTTACAAAACGACTGACGCCTATTATATACCATAATTGAAAATGAAAAAAGCAGGGCGACCCCTGCTTTTTTTATGAAGCCATTACTTCTTCGATCACTTTCGTTTCCTCGTGACCTAGTAAGTTCTTATTAATTACATTTGTCACTTGCTTATTCATATTGTTTTCTAAGTCTTTCGCTTCTTCCTTATCCCCAACAATATAAATGCGTTCCCAGTCGTTGTCTTTTGCCATTTTATCTACTAACGTCGCAAGTGTTTTATACCAACGCTGACGATTCGCTTCGAAGCGCTCTTTAAATTGATCACGCTGTGTACTCTTTCCGCCAGAACCCATTGATGGGTCGGCACGATGAGGACCTGTTGCTTGACGCCAATCTTCTGTATCAAGATCAAGCTCTAGATGACGCGTATCTAATAAAGCACCAAGCTCTGTCTTTAGAATTTTAATTTCATCTTGCTGCGTCAACACAATTCCTGTTCTTGGGAATGTCTCCTGCATTTCTTTTAACTGATCAAGATGTGGTGAATCCTCCCAATGGAACTCTGTTTTAACGGGCATTTGAAGGATTTGTGCAAACCATACAGAATCATCACCCGATGCAAATAAGACGACACTTTTTTTCAAATTCTTCTCGTTTTCATGCATGAATTCTTCTACTTTTTCACGCACATTTCTATAGGAGCGTTTCTCGTCTTTGTCATCGTCTTCTTTCATATAATTTTCAAAGCTTTTTAAGCCATTTTTTAAATGTATCTTCCATTCACCACCCTGTTGGTCTGGGTCAGAAGGGTCGGTATTTAAATAAATTGATAACACACGATTAGGCTTTTGTTGTTGAATGTTTTCTAGCTTTTTAATTTCTTTATTCATATCCATTATAATCGACACCCCTGTTTAATTGTTTTATGATCTTACCTTTACTAGATGTCTTTCCTGTATGTAGAAATTTAAAACATAAGAATTATTTCTAAAATGAGGAAAAATCGCAAAGACGTTAC is from Bacillus tianshenii and encodes:
- a CDS encoding MarR family transcriptional regulator, whose protein sequence is MDKREEMIYELEQEFRMMFRKLKKDVNDLFGENFTSSEFIFLRQLQCGRQRVSDLAKAFQVSNSHATSVTDKLVEKSYVKRERSEKDRRVVELEITEEGKALFAVMEEKRLRYMYNLFDVLTDDEIQHTLTVFRKIKQQEKEE
- a CDS encoding IucA/IucC family siderophore biosynthesis protein; protein product: MKHIHNVKDTLTQQRWEKVNQQLLTKMIREFMYEDMLQPTVIEEKNNSNVYQLDLKSGVSYQFEAQPRLMDSFFVDEQSIQRFNQGEWKEAKNAIQFILDIQTTIGMTSETTGHLIKEYNQTLLADLHLDRQKKRADELVGMDYGELEGEMDGHPWITYNKGRIGFNYDDYLSYAPEHKKEVKLQWLAVHQSIATFHSVSAVERKSFIKEEIGGNVYHHFQNELTNAGLETDEYFFMPIHEWQWENVIVQYFPEQLANKLIVPLGEGEDSYLPQQSIRTFVNRNDKNKHHVKLPISILNTLVYRGLPSERTVVAPLITEFIQGIKEQDDFLREECRLILPGEVASMNVDHPYYANLTGAPYQYLEMLGCIWRESIYSFLDEGEEAITLASLLYIDDEEKPFVHSLIEQSGLTIDEWITKLFNVVLPPLLHYFYQYGTVFSPHGQNTVLILKDNKPHRLAMKDFVDDVNISGEPLPELNAVPNELKNVLRSEEPEGLCQFIFTGLFVCHFRYLADILHRHSEYDEAQFWLKLRETIVAYQEQFPNLKDRFELFDLLRPTFTKLCLNRNRMIDYGYEDGDDRPHASEFGCVSNPIAIVAKTEKTSV
- a CDS encoding lysine N(6)-hydroxylase/L-ornithine N(5)-oxygenase family protein → MKHLNIVDVIGVGVGPFNLGLAALTEDIEEVDALFFEQKTEFNWHPGLLIEGTTLQVPFFADLVTMADPTNRFSYLNYLHEHGRLYKFYFLERFHIPRREYNDYCRWVTEKLSSCQFGMQVTSIQWKKDGEGGYYEVEVKDVDNADINYYYARHLVLGVGTSPSLPSCFEKHASENVFHSAEFLYRREQCRQADSITVIGSGQSAAEVFLELLHERPTYGYELNWFTRSDGFFPMEYSKLGLEHFSPDYTNYFYQLPQAKKDELLPKQGLLYKGISAETIADIYDVLYEQSVGNVEMPVHLQAKTEVTDIEASEGRCHLHCTQYEQGSEFIHESEVVVAATGYEQRLPQFLSELSSHIQYDEQNRYIVKQNYTIELTKVTGNHIFVQNADMHTHGVGAPDLGLGAHRNATIIRALTGRDIYPIREQNVFQHFGAKGAVRNETYS
- a CDS encoding GNAT family N-acetyltransferase → MSNEQHVDYCVFARDLNQEVAFRSVEFEKDVKRLHQWHHEAHVIPFWQQNFSFSDYQAHLKKLLADRHHTLYIGYLDGVPMSYWEAYWVQDDIVGKYYEPDAFDQGVHLLIGPSESIGKGYALPLLREMIAFQFQSSQTKRVVAEPDIRNEKMIHVFEKCGFKRIKEIELPDKQALLMFCERERFFERWSDSEAFEHC
- a CDS encoding IucA/IucC family siderophore biosynthesis protein, encoding MMNAKQIAERATMQSFLNCYLRECGDYTLREVEGNDVYSCEMVIEKKLEHQGIVLHLPLRYLSETGRHLFSFPIYYENAEEKLIELDYLMVVNFIMRELQLVYGRDDANEDELMLRVILSCQNIESYVSQRLNEADELYGMDLNFIDAEQSLIFGHLMHPTPKSRQGIAEWDAASYSPELKGRFQLHYFRIHQSIIDEGSALSQSTTALLMEEIKRDPSISDAFKKTYCQDDEYTILPLHPWQAEYVQRNPKITAFIENGLIESLGQFGRAYFPTSSLRTVYHPEAEYMLKFSLNVKITNSVRANKYMECKRGIEVKELMRGEIGTELNKRYPNFQVICDPAYATVSVNGEKESGFEVIVRENPFKANSGLNATPVAALCQDSIDGRTSRLVEIIKQLAIEENRSTEDVSLAWFNSYLDKTLNPILWLYFTYGIAVEAHQQNSVIQLRGGYPEHFYYRDNQGYYFCESKHESLNAILPGISAESNTVCSDAIADERLRYYFFYNHLFGLMNAFGAGGLIEEERLLECLRERLEHTVVPASSASTLIRTLLHEQVLPCKANLLTRFHDMDELVGSLETQSVYVHVQNPLYKKELVGSEQ
- a CDS encoding aspartate aminotransferase family protein, encoding MRQAVITEQPPIYDQLYLKNKHLFLHNSRESSLHFKQAVQHVQNVLEQDFALNDKPYSGLPPEAVAEQLKMHFKHVLPNNGMNLETVFEQISQVLVKNSVVVTNPACAAHLHCPPLSAAAATELLIGCMNQSMDSWDQSGAATLLEQQMVQWLCELFFHQESADGVFTSGGTQSNFMGLLLARDHYYQQHNWNVLQYGLPPEADKIRILCSEDAHFTVRQSAYLLGLGEQAVVTVDVDEQHRMSVEDLEQKIARLYKEGLQPIALVATAGTTDFGSIDPLNELGAQAKKHDLWFHVDAAYGGALQLTDESGKLNGIAEADSITVDFHKMFFQPISCGAFLIRDKQHFQLLKRNADYLNPEGDEEGGIPNLVTKSVQTTRRFDALKLFVSLQVLGQQTFNQLITYLCSLTKQTAAVMKDEPFLEVLHEPELTTIVFRYNPQPDKQRVRDDINQKIRTTLWEQGKAVVARTRVNGEVCLKLTLLNPRTSFEELQNIIQHIKELGEQFSKE
- a CDS encoding diguanylate cyclase; its protein translation is MKRTQIKVLLVIAINILGLAILEFVIMHFLSSISLPTAIKNVVDAALLVIIGVPMVYYAGGKFLYRIFSQNDQLLMMLDKINDLVFLMEVRSMEDFRCLSVNESYLKLTGLTEGQVIGKRPEEFLAEKEADFMKEHYQSTIEKRKPMKYKEKLTIDDKQTMVETTLVPIFDPSGRCTHLLGVAHDITEYTVEKEKLQHMALIDALTNVPNRRYYEETFLQEWEQALFMKRPLSLLLFDVDFFKQYNDTYGHLAGDECLRKVARAADQELKMPKDMVFRYGGEEFVVLLPELDASQAYEIAETIRRSIEALQIPNRLSSVSPYVTVSIGVATIIPTWEKYPNKFIQQADEALYCAKEKGRNQVYLSHVNEEELVNV
- a CDS encoding cation:proton antiporter, which gives rise to MHANSLESLLIVTIAAFLVPVILEKFKLKFIPVVVAEIIVGILIGNSGFNLVVEDQWLELLSMLGFIYLMFLSGLEIDFSYFLGDKKEEKKVSFNPLFVAVLIFVLILVISFGLSLLLKLAGMIQAPYLMTLIISTVSLGVVVPVLKERKMLDTDLGQTILLVTVLADFMTMILLAFYVAMKEEEHGTILLIFLLFACVFIVYRLMNRWADNKFFHVLLKGTTQIGTRAVFLLILFFVVLSESLGVESILGAFLAGLIVSLLGPKEEFVEQLDSFGYGFLIPIFFIMIGVEMDLWSLVQTPRTLVFIPALLIAMYAAKLIPSLILRKWFSWHDVLSSGILISAKLSLVIAASAVAMEMDVITSEVNGAIILVSILTCLISPVLFAKMKGNQ